In Cellvibrio polysaccharolyticus, a genomic segment contains:
- a CDS encoding SlyX family protein, translated as MSLSQDSTSDLQERLIELETRVAFQEDTLNELNSVITRQDQEIIRLRQQVALMAKRLDDYMYTQEQGSARPDQERPPHY; from the coding sequence ATGAGTCTTTCACAGGACAGCACCAGCGACTTGCAGGAACGATTAATCGAGCTGGAAACCCGGGTGGCTTTTCAGGAGGACACACTGAACGAACTGAATAGTGTCATTACCCGGCAAGACCAGGAAATTATCCGGTTACGCCAGCAGGTCGCGTTAATGGCCAAGCGATTAGACGATTACATGTACACGCAGGAGCAGGGCTCTGCCCGCCCGGATCAGGAGCGCCCGCCGCACTATTAG
- a CDS encoding serine hydrolase domain-containing protein — protein sequence MTDIHGHWQPGCEPVVDAFAKNFAQGGEEGAALSVIHRGKPLIDIYAGHFSNRLAGTTEQPWQADTRVNIFSAGKPLVAVAVLRLIADGKLNLDDKIASIWPEFAVNGKADISVRQVLCHRSGVSAFHERIADAAVFDWDAITTAIAAETPWFDVDQGQGYSPFVYGWILGEVVKRVAGTANFYQAFQALVAVPGNCGAVYGLSDTAVTTVADIAPLKRPAGAAESDVARTPGADSASLGRLMKSDPRGITNRAFANPMSLMMSTNTREWRQAQIPAANAHASAADLANFYSALLEGKLLSDEVLALCWQEQSSAVDQVLGVPLRFACGSMLTQADRPDSRFGRGARAFGHPGAGGTLGFADPEYHIGFGYVTSRVGQSVLIDDRAIRLIDALYQLPEIPL from the coding sequence ATGACAGATATTCATGGCCACTGGCAGCCGGGTTGTGAGCCGGTTGTTGATGCCTTTGCGAAAAACTTTGCCCAGGGCGGTGAAGAAGGCGCTGCACTTTCGGTCATTCACCGTGGTAAACCATTGATTGATATTTACGCAGGCCATTTCAGCAACCGCCTTGCCGGTACCACCGAACAACCCTGGCAGGCAGATACCCGGGTCAATATTTTTTCTGCCGGTAAACCCCTGGTTGCCGTTGCGGTATTGCGCCTGATTGCCGACGGTAAATTGAACCTGGATGACAAAATCGCCAGTATCTGGCCGGAATTTGCGGTTAACGGCAAAGCGGATATCAGCGTGCGTCAGGTGCTTTGCCACCGCAGTGGAGTTTCCGCGTTTCACGAGCGTATCGCGGATGCGGCAGTGTTTGATTGGGACGCCATCACCACAGCTATTGCCGCAGAAACACCCTGGTTCGACGTCGACCAGGGGCAGGGTTATTCCCCCTTCGTCTATGGCTGGATTCTGGGTGAAGTCGTCAAGCGCGTTGCCGGCACCGCCAATTTTTACCAGGCATTTCAAGCGCTGGTGGCGGTGCCGGGCAACTGCGGTGCTGTTTACGGATTGAGCGATACAGCCGTTACCACGGTTGCCGATATTGCCCCGTTGAAACGCCCTGCAGGCGCAGCAGAATCTGATGTGGCTCGCACGCCGGGTGCAGACAGCGCTTCACTGGGCCGGTTGATGAAATCTGACCCGCGCGGCATTACCAATCGCGCTTTCGCCAACCCCATGTCGTTAATGATGAGCACCAACACCCGGGAATGGCGCCAGGCGCAAATTCCCGCTGCCAACGCGCACGCCAGTGCCGCCGATCTGGCGAATTTTTACAGCGCCCTGCTGGAAGGGAAGTTGTTGTCCGATGAGGTGTTGGCGCTGTGCTGGCAAGAACAGTCGTCAGCGGTAGATCAGGTATTAGGTGTTCCGTTGCGTTTTGCCTGCGGCAGCATGCTTACTCAGGCTGATCGTCCGGATAGTCGCTTTGGCCGCGGAGCGCGTGCCTTCGGCCACCCGGGTGCCGGTGGTACCCTCGGGTTTGCCGACCCGGAATATCACATAGGTTTTGGTTATGTAACCTCGCGTGTCGGCCAGAGTGTGCTGATTGATGATCGCGCTATTCGCCTGATCGACGCCCTTTATCAGTTACCGGAGATACCGTTATGA
- a CDS encoding c-type cytochrome — protein MTYRCSRLGKYLVAALLVPGIGWLSACSDAPQTGVELSTKDESPEVLLAHGRQQSRLCLGCHGPRGVSNVKSYPSLAGKPQEHLARELMAFREGTRENPLMSSVVKSLSDRDIQALSLYYSQQNLPLSVQDHAL, from the coding sequence ATGACTTACCGGTGTTCCCGGCTGGGTAAATACCTGGTGGCGGCTTTGTTGGTGCCGGGCATTGGCTGGTTAAGCGCTTGTTCCGATGCGCCCCAAACCGGCGTCGAGCTATCAACGAAAGACGAAAGTCCCGAGGTGTTACTGGCGCATGGTCGGCAGCAGTCCCGTTTGTGCCTGGGCTGTCATGGGCCGCGGGGTGTGTCCAATGTAAAATCCTACCCAAGCCTGGCCGGTAAACCGCAGGAGCATCTTGCGCGGGAGCTGATGGCTTTTCGGGAGGGTACTCGCGAAAACCCCTTGATGAGTTCGGTGGTGAAATCGCTATCAGATCGGGATATTCAGGCGCTCTCGTTATATTATTCGCAGCAAAATTTACCTCTCTCTGTTCAGGATCACGCTTTATGA
- the yciH gene encoding stress response translation initiation inhibitor YciH, with product MNKNSRLVYSTETGRVKETAPEAAVPQGDGIVRIRRETSGRNGKGVTTISGIPMTEADLKNLAKQLKQLCGTGGAVKDGIIEIQGDNREKLKAELEKRGYTVKLAGG from the coding sequence ATGAACAAGAATAGTCGCCTTGTCTATTCCACCGAAACCGGCCGTGTTAAAGAAACGGCCCCCGAAGCTGCTGTACCGCAAGGCGACGGCATTGTACGTATTCGCCGGGAAACCTCCGGCCGCAACGGCAAAGGCGTTACCACCATCAGTGGTATCCCGATGACCGAGGCTGACCTGAAAAACCTCGCCAAACAGCTTAAACAATTATGCGGCACTGGCGGCGCGGTGAAAGACGGAATTATTGAAATTCAGGGCGACAATCGCGAAAAACTCAAAGCCGAACTCGAAAAACGCGGCTACACCGTAAAACTGGCAGGTGGCTGA
- a CDS encoding DUF3820 family protein, producing MSWHTDPAILKELVTVTMPFGKYHGRVLADVPEEYLLWLQGKGFPAGRLGQQLALLYEIKLNGLESLLTPLRQPSTFRN from the coding sequence ATGAGTTGGCATACTGACCCGGCCATCCTCAAGGAATTGGTCACAGTAACCATGCCTTTTGGCAAATATCACGGGCGTGTTCTGGCTGACGTTCCCGAAGAGTATCTGCTCTGGCTGCAAGGCAAAGGTTTTCCCGCCGGCCGCCTGGGACAACAGCTGGCGCTACTCTATGAGATAAAACTCAATGGCCTTGAGTCCCTGCTAACCCCCTTACGTCAGCCTTCTACCTTTCGCAATTAA
- a CDS encoding RluA family pseudouridine synthase, with translation MQTKPDNFIAPFCHSEIDILFQDEHFLLINKPGGLLSLSGKNPLNKDSVHFRLVQNFPTARLVHRLDFGTSGIMVVALNKVANAHIGKQFQAGTVVKSYTAMLYGNVPGESGVIELPIAKDPENFPLQKICAESGKTARTDYTVIDRTSSPPTTRVLFTPQSGRTHQLRIHSREFGHSILGCDLYGTHETLAMAQRLMLHATRLEFDHPLTGERVSGFSPCPF, from the coding sequence ATGCAAACCAAACCCGACAACTTTATCGCTCCCTTTTGCCACAGCGAAATAGATATTCTATTTCAGGATGAACATTTTTTATTAATCAACAAACCCGGTGGTTTGTTGAGTCTCTCCGGGAAGAACCCACTCAATAAGGATTCTGTACATTTCCGTTTGGTGCAAAATTTTCCCACTGCAAGGCTGGTACATCGGCTGGATTTCGGTACGTCAGGCATTATGGTGGTCGCACTGAATAAAGTGGCCAATGCACATATAGGCAAACAGTTTCAGGCCGGCACCGTGGTTAAAAGTTATACCGCTATGTTGTACGGTAATGTACCCGGTGAATCCGGTGTGATTGAATTGCCGATTGCCAAAGATCCCGAAAATTTCCCCCTGCAAAAAATTTGTGCTGAATCCGGTAAAACGGCCCGGACAGATTACACCGTCATTGATCGCACCTCTTCGCCGCCCACCACAAGGGTTTTATTTACACCGCAGTCGGGCCGAACCCACCAACTGCGTATTCACAGCCGTGAGTTTGGCCATTCCATTTTAGGCTGCGATTTGTACGGAACACATGAAACACTTGCTATGGCGCAGCGCTTGATGTTGCATGCAACCCGCCTTGAATTTGATCATCCCTTAACAGGAGAACGGGTATCCGGGTTTAGCCCTTGCCCATTTTGA
- a CDS encoding energy transducer TonB: MDMETLFQLTDTSLKMGIGAVIAALCAWGIMRRQNNSQFDVQRENRRLQILEDVSSQVGMVSHSFAKYSSLVVESVQFGDRWPVARRQELEAVNSELVNEFRKLADAEARLLMLGEKNLERTLRLYGARIAVYRKQVYVGRQDISPEEISSLKAAIHQVREQFYDMLSRKYDRLLANA, from the coding sequence ATGGACATGGAAACCCTTTTCCAATTAACTGACACCTCCTTGAAAATGGGCATCGGCGCCGTGATTGCCGCGCTTTGCGCGTGGGGCATCATGCGTCGACAGAATAACAGCCAATTTGACGTGCAGCGGGAAAACCGCCGCCTGCAGATTCTGGAAGATGTTTCTTCCCAGGTCGGCATGGTCAGCCATAGCTTCGCCAAATATTCGTCACTGGTGGTTGAATCGGTTCAATTCGGGGATCGCTGGCCGGTAGCGCGCCGTCAGGAGCTGGAAGCCGTGAACAGCGAGCTGGTCAATGAATTCCGCAAATTGGCCGATGCCGAAGCCCGCTTGCTGATGTTGGGAGAAAAAAACCTCGAGCGCACCCTGCGTCTATACGGTGCCCGCATCGCGGTTTACCGCAAACAGGTTTATGTAGGCCGTCAGGACATCAGCCCGGAAGAAATCTCTTCTCTTAAAGCGGCCATCCATCAGGTGCGGGAACAGTTTTACGACATGCTGAGCCGCAAATACGATCGCCTGCTCGCCAACGCCTGA
- the dcd gene encoding dCTP deaminase, producing MSIKSDKWMRRMVEEHGMIEPFEPGQVRFDEQGQRIISYGTSSYGYDVRCADEFKIFTNVHSTVVDPKNFDEKSFVDIKSDVCIIPPNSFALARTVEYFRIPRSILTVCLGKSTYARCGIIVNVTPLEPEWEGHVTLEFSNTTPLPAKIYANEGVAQMLFFESDEVCETSYKDRGGKYQGQRGVTLPRT from the coding sequence ATGAGTATCAAGTCTGACAAGTGGATGCGCCGCATGGTCGAAGAGCACGGCATGATCGAGCCTTTTGAGCCGGGTCAGGTGCGCTTTGATGAACAAGGCCAGCGAATCATCTCTTACGGGACTTCCAGTTACGGCTACGATGTTCGCTGTGCAGACGAATTCAAAATTTTCACCAACGTGCATTCCACGGTGGTGGACCCGAAAAATTTCGATGAAAAAAGTTTTGTCGATATCAAAAGCGATGTGTGCATCATCCCGCCCAACTCGTTTGCGCTGGCAAGAACGGTGGAATATTTCCGTATTCCACGCTCGATTCTTACCGTGTGCCTCGGTAAATCCACCTACGCGCGCTGCGGTATTATCGTTAACGTAACACCGCTGGAACCTGAGTGGGAGGGGCATGTCACCCTGGAATTTTCCAATACCACACCGCTACCAGCAAAAATCTACGCCAACGAAGGCGTGGCACAAATGCTGTTTTTTGAATCCGATGAAGTGTGCGAAACCTCTTACAAGGATCGCGGTGGGAAATATCAAGGGCAGCGCGGCGTAACCTTACCGCGTACCTGA
- the apbC gene encoding iron-sulfur cluster carrier protein ApbC translates to MSSLSQAAVTAALARVPDPVLGKNLIETGSLASLSVTGSRLQLHIRLGYPAESVIEGLAAAIRDALAGVEGLTDTSLDIDWQVAANPAANAQQAIPGVRNIIAVASGKGGVGKSTTSLNLALALAAEGARVGILDADIYGPSQHHMLGVGEKRPEVISVAGGAQMMLPIQAHNIQSISMGYLVTEQTPMVWRGPMVSGALQQLLSQTRWDDLDYLIIDMPPGTGDIQITLAQRVPVTGAVIVTTPQDIALLDAKKGIEMFRKVHVPVLGVVENMALHICSNCGHAEHIFGQGGGERIAREYQSELLGSLPLDVSIREQTDSGIPGLVTDPQSPISLQYRAIARKLAANLWQLNRQTASAPNIVISDD, encoded by the coding sequence ATGTCTTCCCTTTCCCAGGCTGCGGTTACCGCAGCGCTCGCCCGTGTACCTGATCCTGTACTTGGCAAAAACCTGATTGAGACAGGTTCGCTGGCTTCTCTGTCGGTTACCGGCAGTCGTTTGCAATTGCACATTCGCCTTGGCTATCCGGCCGAGTCTGTTATTGAGGGCCTGGCGGCGGCAATCCGCGACGCCCTGGCCGGTGTTGAGGGGCTGACTGATACATCGCTGGATATTGATTGGCAGGTTGCGGCCAACCCGGCGGCCAACGCGCAGCAGGCCATTCCGGGTGTACGTAATATCATCGCTGTGGCCTCAGGCAAAGGCGGGGTGGGCAAATCAACCACATCACTGAATCTGGCGCTGGCACTGGCAGCGGAAGGCGCCCGCGTCGGTATTCTGGATGCGGATATTTATGGCCCCAGCCAGCACCATATGCTGGGCGTTGGCGAAAAGCGGCCGGAGGTTATCTCGGTCGCCGGTGGTGCCCAGATGATGTTGCCGATTCAGGCGCACAATATTCAATCTATCTCCATGGGCTACCTGGTGACCGAGCAAACGCCGATGGTGTGGCGCGGGCCAATGGTCAGCGGTGCCTTGCAGCAGTTACTGTCGCAAACCCGATGGGATGACCTGGATTACCTGATTATCGACATGCCGCCCGGCACCGGTGATATTCAAATTACGCTCGCCCAGCGGGTGCCGGTAACCGGTGCGGTGATCGTTACTACACCGCAGGATATCGCCTTGCTCGATGCTAAAAAGGGCATTGAGATGTTCCGTAAAGTCCATGTGCCGGTATTGGGTGTGGTGGAAAACATGGCGTTGCATATCTGCTCGAATTGCGGCCATGCCGAGCATATTTTTGGCCAGGGCGGTGGCGAGCGTATTGCCCGCGAATACCAGTCCGAGCTGCTGGGTTCACTGCCGTTGGATGTCAGCATTCGCGAGCAGACCGACAGCGGCATCCCCGGGCTGGTGACCGACCCGCAGTCGCCGATCAGTTTGCAATACCGCGCTATTGCCAGAAAACTGGCTGCCAACCTCTGGCAGCTGAACCGCCAAACCGCCAGTGCGCCGAATATTGTGATCTCTGACGACTGA
- a CDS encoding lytic transglycosylase domain-containing protein: MPGIARHHFLLLLALCCMPWFALADTRTASEPGAALAPATNDANRPASAVKIYKYKRDGVLSFSDRAPMRTTYEVITYSCFACNPASKLDWHNIPLHLESFNYPIQSAATRYGVDPALVRAVIHAESAFKADAVSRRGAIGLMQLMPATAKDMGVKDSSLPAQNIQGGVKYLAWLLELHKGDVSLATAAYNAGPGAVRRHQGIPPFAETQTYVKRVKILHDRYQKAMAVQEVASQ; this comes from the coding sequence ATGCCTGGAATAGCTCGCCACCATTTTTTATTGCTGTTGGCGCTGTGCTGCATGCCCTGGTTTGCGCTGGCCGATACGCGCACTGCCAGCGAGCCAGGTGCTGCGCTGGCGCCCGCCACAAACGATGCCAATCGCCCGGCTTCTGCCGTTAAAATTTACAAATACAAACGCGATGGCGTGTTGTCGTTTTCTGACCGTGCGCCCATGCGCACTACCTACGAAGTGATTACCTACAGTTGCTTTGCCTGCAATCCGGCCTCGAAACTGGATTGGCATAACATTCCGTTGCACCTTGAATCTTTCAATTACCCCATTCAATCAGCAGCCACCCGTTACGGTGTTGACCCGGCGCTGGTGCGAGCTGTTATTCATGCCGAATCGGCGTTTAAAGCCGATGCGGTTTCCCGTCGGGGGGCGATCGGTTTAATGCAGCTGATGCCGGCAACCGCCAAAGACATGGGCGTTAAAGATTCATCCTTGCCGGCACAAAATATTCAGGGCGGCGTGAAATACCTTGCCTGGTTGCTTGAACTGCACAAAGGTGATGTAAGCCTGGCAACGGCGGCTTACAACGCCGGTCCGGGTGCGGTTCGCCGTCATCAGGGTATACCTCCTTTTGCAGAGACCCAAACCTACGTAAAAAGGGTTAAAATTCTTCACGATCGCTATCAAAAAGCCATGGCTGTGCAGGAAGTTGCCAGCCAGTAA
- a CDS encoding SMI1/KNR4 family protein: protein MEEILDLLRDHHQAVPVPLELPDEEDLVVIEEEMLLPIPRDMRQYLLEASDVVTGSLEPVTVADPHSHTHLPEVAALAWSLGVPRHLLPLCEDNGNYYCVDPEGEVVHWIDGDLTGETWDSVWQWVRDVWLES, encoded by the coding sequence ATGGAAGAAATACTCGATTTATTACGTGACCACCACCAGGCTGTGCCTGTGCCGCTTGAACTCCCGGACGAAGAAGATCTGGTGGTGATAGAGGAAGAGATGTTGCTGCCGATCCCCCGTGATATGCGCCAGTATCTGCTCGAAGCCAGTGATGTTGTCACCGGCTCGCTGGAGCCGGTAACGGTGGCAGACCCGCATTCGCACACGCATTTGCCGGAAGTTGCGGCGCTTGCCTGGTCGTTGGGCGTACCTCGCCACCTGCTGCCGTTGTGTGAAGATAACGGTAATTATTACTGCGTTGATCCGGAAGGTGAAGTTGTACATTGGATCGATGGTGATCTGACCGGAGAAACCTGGGATTCGGTCTGGCAGTGGGTCAGGGACGTCTGGCTGGAAAGCTGA
- a CDS encoding YidB family protein gives MSLLKIAADLFISQLGSRGTSLNLETVVGALQQLLPTQSGDLDLAALVGKFTGQGGDLAALATSWLGNSTNKSLDISQLIAALGQDKVDSFAGKVGVDTTTAASGLAGILPDLINRNSDGGALLGGLAGSAAKSILGKFF, from the coding sequence ATGAGCTTATTAAAAATTGCTGCGGATTTATTTATTTCCCAATTGGGCTCCAGAGGCACAAGCCTGAATCTGGAAACTGTTGTCGGGGCATTACAACAATTGTTGCCGACACAAAGTGGCGATCTTGATCTTGCCGCGCTGGTGGGAAAATTCACCGGTCAGGGTGGGGATCTGGCGGCACTGGCCACCTCATGGTTAGGCAACAGCACCAACAAGTCGCTGGATATCAGCCAGCTCATTGCAGCGCTGGGACAGGATAAAGTGGACAGCTTTGCCGGCAAAGTCGGCGTGGACACCACCACGGCGGCATCAGGTCTGGCGGGTATTTTGCCTGATCTGATTAACCGGAACAGCGATGGCGGTGCTTTGCTGGGCGGTTTGGCCGGCTCGGCAGCCAAAAGTATTCTGGGCAAGTTTTTCTGA
- a CDS encoding DNA polymerase II yields MTDAFLLTRQWRDTREGTVLDFWWATEEGPRWTRITGQEIVFFVPREHSEKITQLLLQAKPGKAAWRLADVPLKTFVNTPVSALYCQTQRLARDIQQQLQNANISCWETDIRPAERFLMERFITAAARIELPAPADAFQVQLNPPLTPIDYRPRLRMVSLDIETSMDAKSLYSIAVYSDEVARVFMVGEGENTGQLQFCANAKLCLCAFYQWLEKYDPDIIIGWNVVQFDLWVLECLSQTLGLSLALGRGQQPVHWRQEEGDGGRRFVTVPGRQILDGIELLKAANYRFDSFSLQNVSVELLDEGKLLTGNDRGEEITTLFQQDKLALAAYNLQDCKLVWQIFDEKKLLHFAMERSQLTGLLLDRVGGSVAAFEYLYLPRLHRRGYVAPNYGELQSDVISPGGYVMNSHPGIYDNVLVLDFKSLYPSIMRTFLIDPCAFWLAQHSDLPEDGVVQGFNEAFFARDGHILPGLIRHFSEARELAKRQRNAPLSHAIKIIMNSFYGVLGSTGCRFFDPRISSSITLRGHEIIQQSRDWIEEQGYRVIYGDTDSLFVHVEWANAAHVPKSEQQCQVIGQRLARELNVWWSNALKEKFNIESFLEIQFETHYVKFLMPTMRGSDEGTKKRYAGVVNNNGSPELVFKGLENVRTDWTLLARDFQMTLYARIFFEEDYEEFVREVTRKVLAGECDEALVYRKRLRRHLHEYQKNVPPHVQAARKLHQWTGALLRRGDWIEYVITTSGAEPLQARQSPLDYQHYVDKQLVPVADTILHFRQQSLQQLLDNQLSLFG; encoded by the coding sequence ATGACGGACGCTTTTTTACTGACACGTCAGTGGCGCGATACCCGCGAAGGCACGGTGCTGGATTTCTGGTGGGCGACGGAGGAGGGGCCGCGCTGGACGCGCATCACCGGGCAGGAGATTGTTTTCTTTGTGCCCCGCGAGCACAGCGAAAAAATAACGCAATTGCTATTACAAGCCAAGCCCGGCAAAGCCGCCTGGCGTCTCGCCGACGTTCCTTTAAAAACCTTTGTTAACACACCGGTAAGCGCACTCTATTGTCAAACCCAGCGGCTCGCCCGCGACATACAGCAACAACTGCAAAACGCCAATATCTCCTGTTGGGAAACCGACATTCGACCGGCTGAGCGTTTCCTGATGGAACGTTTTATCACTGCCGCCGCGCGCATTGAACTGCCCGCGCCAGCGGATGCTTTTCAGGTGCAATTGAATCCGCCGCTGACACCGATTGATTACCGCCCCCGGCTGCGCATGGTATCGCTCGATATCGAAACCTCTATGGACGCCAAAAGCCTTTACTCGATTGCTGTTTACAGTGATGAAGTGGCCAGGGTGTTCATGGTGGGTGAGGGCGAAAATACCGGGCAATTACAGTTTTGTGCCAACGCCAAACTCTGCCTCTGCGCTTTTTATCAATGGCTGGAAAAGTACGACCCGGACATTATTATCGGCTGGAATGTGGTGCAATTTGACCTGTGGGTATTGGAATGCCTAAGCCAGACGCTGGGGTTATCGCTGGCGCTCGGGCGAGGTCAGCAACCGGTACATTGGCGGCAGGAAGAGGGCGACGGGGGGCGCCGTTTTGTCACCGTTCCCGGTCGGCAAATTCTGGATGGTATTGAACTGCTCAAAGCGGCCAACTATCGCTTTGACAGTTTCTCCCTGCAAAACGTTTCTGTTGAGCTGCTGGACGAAGGCAAGTTGCTAACCGGCAATGATCGCGGCGAGGAAATCACCACCTTGTTTCAGCAGGACAAGCTGGCGCTGGCCGCTTACAACCTGCAGGATTGCAAGCTGGTGTGGCAAATTTTCGATGAAAAAAAATTGCTGCATTTTGCGATGGAACGCAGCCAGTTAACCGGTTTGTTGCTGGATCGTGTCGGGGGTTCGGTTGCCGCATTTGAGTATTTATATCTGCCGCGTTTGCACCGGCGCGGTTATGTAGCGCCCAATTATGGCGAGCTGCAATCGGACGTGATCAGCCCCGGTGGTTACGTTATGAATTCCCACCCGGGCATTTACGACAATGTGCTGGTGCTGGACTTTAAAAGTCTGTACCCGAGTATTATGCGCACCTTTTTAATTGACCCTTGTGCGTTCTGGCTGGCACAGCACAGTGACCTGCCGGAGGATGGTGTAGTGCAAGGCTTCAATGAAGCTTTTTTTGCAAGGGACGGCCACATTCTGCCCGGATTGATCAGGCATTTTTCCGAAGCCCGCGAATTGGCCAAGCGTCAGCGCAACGCGCCCTTATCCCATGCTATTAAAATTATTATGAATTCTTTCTACGGCGTGCTGGGTTCTACCGGCTGCCGTTTTTTTGATCCTCGCATCAGCAGTTCTATTACCTTGCGCGGCCATGAAATTATTCAGCAGAGTCGCGACTGGATCGAAGAGCAGGGCTACCGCGTTATTTACGGCGATACCGACTCGCTGTTTGTGCATGTGGAATGGGCCAATGCCGCGCACGTGCCAAAATCCGAACAGCAGTGTCAGGTGATCGGTCAGCGGCTGGCGCGGGAGCTAAATGTCTGGTGGTCGAATGCTCTGAAAGAAAAATTTAACATCGAGAGTTTTCTGGAAATTCAGTTTGAAACCCACTACGTAAAATTTTTAATGCCGACCATGCGCGGTTCCGATGAAGGCACCAAAAAGCGTTACGCCGGGGTCGTGAATAACAACGGTTCTCCCGAGCTGGTTTTTAAAGGGCTGGAAAACGTTCGCACGGATTGGACGTTACTGGCGCGGGATTTTCAGATGACCTTGTATGCGCGTATTTTTTTTGAAGAAGACTACGAAGAATTTGTTCGCGAGGTAACGCGAAAGGTGCTGGCGGGTGAGTGCGATGAGGCGCTGGTGTATCGCAAGCGGTTACGACGTCATTTGCACGAGTATCAAAAAAATGTACCGCCGCATGTGCAGGCTGCACGCAAGTTGCATCAGTGGACCGGCGCGTTATTGCGACGCGGCGACTGGATTGAATATGTCATCACCACCTCCGGCGCAGAACCCTTGCAGGCGCGGCAAAGTCCGCTGGATTACCAACATTATGTAGATAAACAATTGGTGCCGGTGGCAGATACCATTTTGCATTTCCGCCAACAATCGTTGCAGCAATTGCTGGATAACCAGTTGTCACTGTTTGGTTAG